CAGGGGCGTCCTGTCGCGTTCCTGCACGGCCTCGCCTCGCGGGGTTCCGTGGACTGGCCGGATCGGGAGTGGGAGGGTGTGCTCGGAGAGCGCCCGCGTATGGTGATCGATTTGCCGGCGCACGGCGACAGTGTCGCGCTCGGCTCCGCGACGACATCGGTCGTGCTCGACACCATCGCATCGTCCATCGGTGCGGAAGAGGTCGACCTGGTCGGCTACTCGCTCGGGGCACGGCTCGCGTGGGACCTGGCCCACCACCCCGGTGTCGCGGTCCGACGGCTGGTGCTCGGCGGACTCAGCGCGGGGGAGCCCTTCGCGTTCGTCGATCTTCCGGCGGCTCGAGCGGCTCTCGCGGGCGACCGCCCGCCCCGGGACCCGCTTACGGGCATGATCGTCCAGATGGTGTCGATGCCCGGAAATCGTCCTGCCGACCTGCTCTCGCTGATCGAGGGCCTGGCGGCGGAGCCCTTCGTCCCCGGCCACAGCGCGCCCGCCGTGCCCGTCCTGCTGCTCGGCGGGGCGGACGACGAGATGGCGGCGGGGATCGATGATCTCGCCGCGATGCTCCCCGATGCGCGAGCGCGGCGCGTGCCGGGCGATCATCTCTCGGCCTTGCACACGGCGGAGTTCCGCAGGGCTGTGCAGGAGTTCCTCGCGGCGTGAGCCCCCTCTCGCGGCCGGCTCTTTCATGACCTTTATTTCCAACATTTGTAGACAAATTGAAAGGCTCGTTCATGACTGACATTCCCACCGTCGATGCGGCGCGGATCCTCGACATCGCCACCGGCTACATGGCCTCCAAGCAGCTCTTCCAGGCCAGCCGGATCGGGCTGTTCGCCGCGGTCGCCGACGGGGCCGACACAGCGGGCGAGATCGCCGAGCGCTGCGGGGTCAGCGAGCGCATCGCGGCGCTGCTGGCCGACGCCATGGCCGCGAAGGGTCTGCTGATCCGCGCCGCGGGGCGCTATGAGCTCGCCGACGACGCCGCCGCGTACCTCGTCGGCGAGGAGGCAGCGATCGACCTCGCGCCGTTCCTCACCTTCCTCGACGAGATCAGCTACCCGCACTGGCTGCAGTTCGCGCACACGGTCGACACCACCGAGCCGGGCGATCTGCAGATGGACGACGCCCGCTGGGCGACCTTCATGGCGGGCGTCATGACGTACAACCGCCTGCACGCGCAGGAGTTCGGTCGTCTCGTCGACCTCGAAGGCGCGACCAGGGCACTCGACTTCGGTGGGCTCTCCGCCGAGTTCGCGCTGTCGGTCATGGCGAAGAACCCCGCGTTGCGGACGACCTTCCTCTACGCCCCCGGCTTCGAAGACGGCATCGTCGAGGCGGTGGCGGCCGCCGGGATGCACGATCGTGCCGCGGTCGAGGTCGGTGACACCGCGACCACCGCACCGGAAGGCGAGTACGACGTGGTGTTCGCCAACCACGTCATCCACCGCTTCTCCGCGCAGGAGAACGCGCAGATCTTCCGCAACCTGCGCGCGGCTGCCGTCGAGGGGGCGACCCTGACCGTGCTCGACTTCTTCCTGGACGAGGATGCGGAGCAGCGCGGCCTCGACGCGCTGCACGCGGGGGAGTACCTGGTGATCGACGGCACCGTCGTGTACCCCGAGGCGGAGGTGCGCGGATGGCTCGCCGACGCCGGGTGGTCGGTGCGCGACAAGGTGGCCCTGCCCGGCAGCCCGCGGGTGCTCGTGGCGACCGCGGTGTGAGACTCGCCCCGGCATCGGACGTGATCCGGTGCCGGGGCACACGACTGGTCCGAGGGGGATCAGAGGCGGGCGGCATGTGAGAGCATGCCGCCCGCCGTTTTCGTGTGCCACCCCTCGGCGAGGTGCGGTGGGCCGGTCGGCCGCGGGCCAGTCGGCCGCGGGGCGGTCGGTCGCGGGTGGGCCGGTCAGTCGCGGGTGAAGACCGTGCGCCCATCGACGATCGTGCGGGCGACCCCGATCGTCGCGAAGTCGCGGCCGGGGGTCAGCGGGTCCCCATCGAGCACAGTGAGATCGGCGACCCTGCCGACCTCCAGCGACCCCTTCCACGCGGAGGCGCCGTCCTGTCGGGCGGCCTCGACGGTCATGGACCGCAGCAGCCGGTTCCTGCTCTGCGCGTCGTCGGCGATCCCTGCAGCGGTGAGGAGGGCGAGCGAGGCATCGAGCCCGAGTCGCCAATCCGGGCTGGCGATGGGGGAGTCGCTGGTGACCGTGGTCAGGGCGTCGGAGGTCAGCATCTCGGCGAGCGGCCAGGCGGTGGCGAGCCGGGCCTCTCCGAGCTGCACCGCTGCCCAGGAGTGCGTGTGCGCCGCGATCAGCGGCTGCACGGCGAACCCCGCACCGATCCGCCCCATCCGGGCGATCTGCGCGGTCGTTGCGAGGTCGCCGTGCACGACGTAGTGCGGCCCCGCCGGCGTGGGGTGATCGCCGTGCCGCCGCTCCAGCACGGAGAGGAACTCGGCGATCGAGCGGTCTCCCGTCGCATGCACGGCGATCTGCATGCCGCGAGCCGAGGCGAGTTCGAGCATGCGTCGGAAGGCGGTGCGGGCGTCGGGTTCGCCACGGGTGAGCAGGCCGCCCGTCGTGCCGTCGGCATAGGGCTCATCGACCCAGGCGGTCGCCAGGGGTGGGATGCCGTCGGCGAAGATCTTCACTCCGGGGACCGCGAGCCACCGGGCATCCGAGGCGGGGGGAGGGGTGCGGATGCCTCTCTCGAAGTCGGCGAGGGTGCTCTCCCCGTCGATCGTGCCGAACAGCCGCAGCAGGGTCACGCGGGAGGTCTGCGTGCGTTCACGGTGCAGCTCGAGATAGGTGTCGAGCATGTCGGAGCCGAAGCACCCCGTCTCGCCGTCATCCTCGCCGGGGCCGATCCCGGGTTCCGTGTAGCTGGTGATGCCCAGTTCGGCCAGCAGCGCCCACGCCCGCCGCAGCGCTGTGCGGCGCTCTCCCGCGCTCGACACGAGCCGCCCGGATGGCTGCTCCTCGGGGGGAGTGTCGGAGAAGAAGAGGTGGGGCCACCGTGCGCCCAACCATGCGGCGTGCAGGTGGGCGTCGTTGATGCCGGGGATCACCGTGCGTCCATCCAGCTCGATCACGGCGCGGGCATCGAGGGATTCCGCATCGTCGCCTCGGGCGATGATCACCCCGTCACGGACGGCGAGAGCTCCGACGATCGCATCCGAGGGGTCGAGGGTGTGGATGCGGCCGCCGCGGATGATCAGATCGGCCTCGTCGCCGTGGAGTGACTGTGTCATTATTCCACCAGTGTAGACGAAAAATGACGACGAAGAGGAGCGGCTCGAGCAGACGCCGACGAGGGCTGGTGGTCAGTGTCCGCCGCCGAACTCGATCATCCCTACCCCGACGGCGATCAGCGCGACGCCGATGGCCATCATGGCCGAGAAGTGGTCCTTGAAGATCACCCGCCCCAGCACCGCGGTCAGCGCGACACCGGCCGCTGCCCAGATGCCGTAGGCGACGCCCACGGGCATCCCCAGCGCGAGGATCGTGCCCAGCAGAGTGAACGCGGCGAGATAGCCCACGACGATCACGGGGATCCAGCGGCGCCGGCGCAGGCCTTCGGAGGCGCGCAGGCTCAGCGTCGCGGTGACCTCGCTGGCGATCGCGAGGGCGAGGAGCAGCCAGGTCATGGGGTGACCTCCTTCGCCTCACGCGTGTGCGAGCCGAGCTCGACGAGCAGCACGCCGATCACGATCACGCCGACGCCGATGATCTGCACCGGTCCCAGAAGCTCGCCGAACAGCACGGTGCCGAAAACTGCGGTGAGCACGACTCCGATCGCCGACCAGATACCGTACGCCACGCCCACGGCCATGCCGCGATCGAGCACGACGGACAGCAGCCACAGCGAGCCGGAGTAGCCGATGACCACGACGATCAGCCAGAGCGGGTGGGTGAAGCCCTCGGCCGCGCGCAGCGAGAGGGTCGCGGTGACCTCGAGCGCGATCGCGAGCAGCAGGGGCGGCCACGCCGAGCGGCGAGGGTGATCTGTCATCGGCGGCCTTTCATCGAGCATCCGACGAAGAGAACGCACGCGCGGCGCGCGGGATTCCCGCCGGCGACCGGGCACCGTCGACGTCCCGATTCGGCACGCGTTCCCGCGACTTGTACGCTGGATGCATCCCCCGATTCACCCGGCAACCCGCGCGCCGGCGATCTCGGCGCGCGCTCACACATGCAAGGACGCAGATGAACGATTCCGCGGCACACCGCGACGACTGGACTGAGAGCGAAGAGCTGGCGGAGCGGATGATCCCGCTCATCGGGGCGCTCCGACGCGAACACGACGTGGTCACCTCTCTCCACGGGCACCGGCTGCTCGGCCTGTCGGCGACCGGCCTCGTCGAAGTGCACGAGCGCGTCGCGCAGCTCGGGCACGAGCGGCTCCCGATCGAAGACAGCCTCGCCGTGCTGGAAGCGATCCATGCCCTTGCTCCCGGCGCCTCCTCCCTCGACGTCGCCCGGCTCGTCGCCGGACACGCCGAGAGCGGGCAGCCGCTGGAGACCTACCTCGCCGAGGTGCTCGCGCCCGCCATGGGAGCCGTCGCCGCCGAACCCACCGACGTCGTGCTCTACGGCTTCGGACGCATCGGTCGCCTCCTCGCCCGCATCCTCATCGCCCACACCGGCGGAGGCAGCGGACTGCGTCTGCGCGCCATCGTCGTCCGCCGCGGCGCCGAGAACGACCTCGTCAAGCGCGCATCCCTGCTGCTGCGCGACTCCGTGCACGGTCGGTTCGCCGGGTCGGTCACCGTCGACGAGGAAGCCGAGCAGATCATCGCGAACGGCACCCGCATCCAGGTGATCTACTCCGACGACCCCGCGACCATCGACTACACCGCCCACGGCATCCACGACGCGATCGTCGTCGACAACACCGGGCGCTGGCGCGACGAAGCCGGCCTCTCGCAGCACCTGCGTTCCAAGGGCGTCGCCCGTGTGCTGCTCACCGCGCCGGGGAAGAGCCCTCTCAAGAACATCGTCCACGGGATCAACGACGATACGATCGCCGACACCGACCGCATCCTCTCGGCCGCATCCTGCACGACCAACGCCATCACGCCCGTGCTCGCGGCGATCGACGAGGCGTACGGCGTCGTCAAGGGGCACGTCGAGACCGTGCACTCGTTCACGAACGACCAGAACCTGATCGACAACTTCCACAAGGGCGACCGTCGCGGACGCTCGGCGGTGCTCAACATGGTCATCACCGAGACGGGGGCCGCGAAGGCGGTCGCCAAGGCGCTCCCGCAGCTGGAGGGCAAGCTCACCGGCAGCTCGATCCGCGTTCCCACCCCCGACGTCTCGCTCGCCGTGCTGCACCTGACGATCGCGCGCCCCGCCACGAAGGACCAGGTCAACGACTACCTGCGCCGCGTGTCGCTGCACTCGAAGCTGCGTCAGCAGATCGACTACGTCGAGAGCCCCGACGTGGTCTCCACCGACTTCGTCGGCTCCCACCGGGCGGGCATCGTCGACGGCCTCGCCACGATCGCCGACGAGGACACCCTCATCCTCTACGTCTGGTACGACAACGAGTTCGGGTACTCCTGCCAGGTCATCCGCGTGCTCGAGGTCATGGCGGGCTCGCACCCGATCGTGCTCCCCGAACGTCCAGAGGTCACCCTGCAGGGCTGACGCGATCCGTGCGCCGGGTCGGTGGCGCCCGGCATGATGAGGTCATGAAGACCGCGACCCTGCTCGCCGAGCGCCTCCGATCGCACCGGCTCACGGCGCCGGCGCGCACCGTGACGGATGCCGCGCATCACATGCTCGCCGTGCAGAGTCAGGACTTCACGGCCGGACGATGGGCGCTCGCCGTCCGCACCGGGAACCCGGTGCGGCTGCGCGACGTCGACCGTGCCTTCGACCGCGGTGACATCGTGCGCGGCTGGACCATGCGCGGCACACTGCACACGGTTCCCGCGCGCGACCTCGGCTGGATGCTCCAGGTCACCGCTGGGCGCCAGCGTCAGCAGGCGGCCTCCCGACACCGCGACCTCGGCATCGACGACGACATGGTCGTCGCGGCCGTCAGGGCACTGACCCCGGCGCTGCGCGACGGCGGGTGCACCCGTGCCGAGGTGTTCGAGATCCTCGAGAGCATCGGCATCGATCCCGCGGGCCAGCGCGGCATCCATCTGCTGTTCACCCTCACGATCGACGGCCTGATCTGCCAGGGACCCGTCGTCCCGCGGGAAGGTGTCACCCGCGAGCAGCGCTTCGTGCTCGTGGAGGAACACATCCGCGAGCACGCCGTCCCCGACGATCCGCTCGCCGAGTTGTTCGTCCGCTACATCGACGGACACGGCCCCGCCGCGATCGCCGACTTCGCCTGGTGGTCGGGGCTCACCCTCGGCCAGGCGCGCGAGGCGGCCGCGCGGGCGGCCGAGAGGGTGGAGGACCTCGGCGACGGACTCTTCGCGCCCCGCCGGCGCCCTCGACGCACGACCGGGGCGCCGCCCGTCCACGCCCTCGGCGCGTTCGACGAGTACTACATCTCGTACGCCGACCGCACGACCGTCTGCGCGCAGGAGCATCTCGCAGCCGTCGGCCCCGGCAAGAACGGGATGGTGCGTCCGACCCTGGTCGAGCAGGGGCGCGTGATCGGCACCTGGTCGCACGCGGGCGCGACACGCGACGCTCCGCCCGCGCTGTTCGAGCGGCCGGAGGATCCCGCCGCTGTGGCCGCCGCCCTCGCCCGGTTCGCCGCGTTCGCCGACGACTGAGCCGGCGCGGCATCCTCGCGCCTCGGCGCCCGCTCCCGCCTCGGCGCCCGCTCCCGCCTCGACCGGCGCCGGCTCCTGCCTCGACCGGCCGCCGCGACTACTCGCTCGCGTGGCGTGCGAGGAAGTTGTAGACCTCGTTGTCGTCGACACCGGGGAACGCGCCGCGGGGGAGCGGGGAGAACATGTGGGTGTGCACGCGTGCGCTCGGCCAGGCCCTTCCGCTCCAACGGTCGCTCAGCTCGGCCGAGGGGCGTCGGCAGCACGACTCGTCGGGGCAGGTCGACACGGCCCTGTCGCCGGTCTCGCGTCCACGCCACCATCGTGCGTCGTCGAAGGGCACGCCGACGGTCACCGAGAATTCGCCGTCGCTCGACGAGCCGGTCTGGGTGGAGCACCAGAACGTGCCGGAGGGGGTGTCGGTGTACTGGTGGTGCTCGACCGTGCGGTTCTGCTGCGTGAACGCCGCGCGCGCCTGGAACTTCCGGCACACCCGCTGTCCCTCGACCGCGCCCGTCACATCCATCGGCAGCGGCAGGTCGTCGTTCTCGTACACGCGGGTGATGGCGCCGGTGGAGTCGACGCGCAGGAAATGCAGCGCCATGCCGAGGTGCTGCGTCAGCAGGTTGGTCATGCGCATGCCCGCCGCCTCGTGCGTCACGCCGAAGCCGTCTCGGAAGTCCTCGACCGCGAGGTTGCGATCCTTCTTCGCCTGCTGCAGGAACGCGACCGATGCGGTCTCCGGCATCAGGCAGCACGCGGCGAAGTAGTTGATCTCGAGGCGCTGCTGCAGGAAGTCGGCGTAGTCGGTGGGCGGGGCGTGCCCGAGCAGGCGGTGCGCCATGGCCTGCAGCGCCATCGACCGCAGACCGTGACCGCCGGGGATCGAGGCCGGCGGCAGGTAGATGCGTCCGTTCTCGAGGTCGGTGACCGATCGGGTCGAATGGGGGAGGTCGTTGACGTAGATCAGCTCGAATCCGAGCTTCTCGGCCATGATGCTCACGGTGCGGTGCGTGAGAGCGCCCTGCACGTGTCCCGCGGCCTTGAGGTGCTTCTCGGCGAGCTTCTCGATCTCGGGGAGGTAGTTGTTCTGCGCGCGCATCCGCAGCCGCAGCTCGGTGTTCGCGCGCCGCGCCTCCTCCGGTGTGGCGATGGCCTCGCGTTCGCGACGCTCCAGCTCCCGGTGCAGGCCGAGGACCGATTCGATGGTCTCGTCGCTCATGCCCTTGGTCACGCGCACGGGCGCGACGCCGAGCTGGCGGAAGACCGGGCTCTCCTGTGCGCGTTCGAGGGCGATCTCGAGAGCGGCACGGCGGTTCGGCGGCTCCCCGGAGATGAGATCGGTCACCTCCGTCTTGGTCGCCTGGGCGATCGCCTGCAGCAGCGAGAGCTTGGGCTCGCGCTTGCCGTTCTCGATCAGGCTCAGCTGCGAACCGGCGACGCCGACGAGAGCACCGAGCTCGTCGAGCGTGAACCCGTTCTCCAACCGGTGGTGACGGATGCGGTGGCCGAGAGTCGTGAGGTGGATGCCGGAGGACGCCATTCCTTGAGTCTAGCGAAAGAATTGAAGTTCTTATCGCTCGAAATGGCCGAAAGTCGCGCTCGAACCGGAAGAAGATAGGTGCAACGCCCCACACTTCAAAGGAGCACACGTCATGGCTATCGCCGAAGTCTTCACCCCCCGCACGTCTCCCGTCGCACAGACGCGTACGTTCGGCGCGGCTCCGACGTATGACACCCCCGCGATGGCCGAGCTGGCCGCCTGGGTCGAGGAGATCCGCGCACTCACCCAGCCCGACGCGGTGCACTGGGTCGACGGCTCGCCCGCCGAGAACGACTGGCTCCTGCGCGGACTCGTCGACGAGGGCAAGCTGATCAAGCTCAACCCCGAATGGCGCCCCGGTTCCTACCTCGCCCGTTCGCACCCCAGCGACGTCGCCCGCACCGAGGGACGCACCTTCATCTCCTCCGAGCGCGAAGAGGACGCGGGCCCCACGAACAACTGGGCGGCCCCCGCCGAGATGCACGCCAAGATGGACGAGATCTTCGAGGGATCGATGCGCGGCCGCACGATGTACGTCGTGCCGTTCTCGATGGGACGCGTCGGCGGTCCGCTCTCGCACATCGGCGTCCAGATCACCGACAGCGCCTACGCGGTCGCCTCGATCGGCATCATGACCCGCGTCGGCGATGCCGTCACTCGTCAGATCGCCGAGGGGGCGCCGTGGGTCAAGACCGTGCACTCGGTCGGTGCTCCGCTCGCACCGGGCGAGCAGGATGCCGAGTGGCCCTGCAACGATGACAAGTACATCGTGCACTTCCCCGAGACGCTCGAGGTCTACTCCTACGGCTCGGGCTACGGCGGCAACGCGATCCTGGCCAAGAAGTGCTTCGCGCTGCGCATCGCCTCGGTGATCGCACGCGACGAGGGCTGGCTCGCCGAGCACATGCTGCTCATCCGCGTGATCGACCCCCAGGGCAAGGCGTACCACGTGGCCGCGGCCTTCCCGTCGGCCTGCGGGAAGACGAACCTCGCGATGCTCCGCCCGACCATCCCCGGCTGGCGCGTCGAGACCCTCGGTGACGACATCGCCTGGATCCGTCCGGGCGAAGACGGCCGCATGTGGGCCATCAACCCCGAGGCCGGCTTCTTCGGCGTCGCACCCGGCACCGGCGAGTCGACCAACGTCACCGCGGTCGAGACGCTGTGGGGCAACACGATCTTCACCAACGTCGCGCTCCGCCCCGACGGCGACGTGTGGTGGGAGGGTCTGACCGACGAGGCGCCCGCGCACCTGATCGACTGGGAGGGCAACGACTGGACCCCCGAGTCCGGCCGACCGGCCGCGCACCCCAACTCCCGCTTCACGGTGTCGGCGGCGCAGTGCCCGCAGATCTCCGAGGACTGGGAAGAGGCCGTGCCGCTCGACGTCATCCTGTTCGGCGGACGCCGCGCCAGCAACGTCCCGCTCGTGGTCGAGGCCACCGACTGGACGCACGGCGTCTTCCTCGGCTCGAACATCTCGTCCGAGCGCACCGCTGCCGCTGAGGGAACCGTGGGGGAGCTGCGCCGCGACCCGTTCGCGATGCTGCCCTTCTGCGGCTACAACATGGCGGACTACTTCGGTCACTGGCTCAAGGTCGGTCGCGGTCTTCGCTTCGACCGGGCGCCGCGCATCTTCCAGGTGAACTGGTTCCGCCGCGGTGCCGACGGCCGGTTCCTGTGGCCGGGCTTCGGCGACAACTCGCGTGTCGTCGACTGGATCATCCGCCGCATCGCGGGCGATGTCTCCGCGGTCGACAGCCCGATCGGACGCCTGCCGCGCGTGGAGGACCTCAACCTCGACGGACTCGACATCCCCGCCGCCGACCTCGACGAGCTGTTCTCCGTCGATGCCGAGGCGTGGAAGACCGAGGCCGACCTGACCGAGGCGTTCTACGACACCTTCGGTGACAAGGTTCCCGCGGCCCTGCGTGCCGAGCTGGCCTCGCTGCGCTACCGCCTCGACAAGGCGTAACCCCAGACCGGTGCCGGTTCGGGGGAGCCGGCACCCTCAGGGCTCCGTGCCCTGCAGACCCGCGAAGGCGGGACATCAGAGACGAACCCATGGCTGAGTGGTCTCCGACGTCCCGCCTTCGTGTTGCCCGGGAACAGGTGGCGTCAGGCGAGCAGCTGGTGACGTGCGAGGTCCCGGTACAGCGGCGTCGATTCCACGAGCTCGGTGTGCGTACCCTGGCCGACCACGACGCCGTCCTGCAGCACCACGATCAGGTCGCTGTCGACGACGGTCGAGAGGCGGTGCGCGATCACGATGAGCGTGCGGTCGGTGGATACCGCGTCGATGGCCTCGCGCATGCGCTGCTCGTTCACACCGTCGAGCGATGACGTGGACTCGTCGAGCAGCAGGATCGGGGCGTCGGTGAGCAGGGCGCGGGCGATCGCGAGGCGCTGACGCTCACCACCGGAGAGCATCACGCCGTCCTCGCCCACCGGAGCCTCGATCCCGAGCGGGTTGCGCTCCAGCACGTCGCCCAGGTTCACGGCGCGCAGCACTCGTTCGCAGTCGGCGTCCGTCGCTTCGGGGGAGGCGAGCCGCAGGTTCTCGGCGAGTGTGCCGGCCAGCGTCGGCGCATCCTGTTCGACGTAGCCGAAGTGGGCGCGGAGCTCGTCGCGCGGGTAGGTGCGCGCATCGTGACCGTGCAGGCGGATCGATCCGCCCGTGGGGTCGTAGAAGCGCTCGATCAGCGACAGGATCGTACTCTTGCCCGCCCCGCTGGGGCCGACCAGGGCGACGCGGGAGCCGTGCGGCACGGCGAAGGAGACCCCGCGCAGCACTTCGTGGTCCTGGGCGGCCGGTGCGGCATCCTCTGCCGACTCCAGGTGCGCGTCGGCGAGCAGATTCCGTGCCTCCTTGGCGGCGGCCTGACGCGCGGCCACGACATTCGCCGGGTAGTGGAAGCGCACGTCGCGGAATTCGATCGCCGGCGCATCCGGTGCTGCCGTCTCATGGGGCAGCGACGCGGCGATCTTCTCATCGTCCTGCGACTCGGTGGGCAGGTCGAGCACCTCCTGGATGCGTCCGAGCGCCCCGAGGGCCTGGTTCACCGATGTGATCGCTCCGAACGTCGTGGCCAGCGGCATCACGAGCAGGAACAGGAACATGATGAACGAGATCAGCGAGGCGATCGTGATGGCTCCTGCGGCCACGCGGAATCCGCCCACGCCGAGGACGACGAGCAGCGACAGCTGCAGGGCGATGCCGGAGACGGGCACGACCATCGAGGAGATCTTGGCGATGCGCACGCCGATGCCGTAGGCGTCGGACGCGAGCTCGGACACCGCGGTGGTCTCGCGCTCGGTCGCACCAGACGCGCGGATGGTGCGGATCGAGCCCACGGCGCGTTCGACACCGGAGGCCAGCTCGCCCACCTTCTCCTGCTGCGCGGTCGACGCGGTGCGGATGCGCCCGCTGAGCAACACGACCACTGCGACCGAGATGCCGATCACCACGACGATGAG
The DNA window shown above is from Microbacterium maritypicum and carries:
- a CDS encoding alpha/beta fold hydrolase, with product MTVSLSVTHRPGQGRPVAFLHGLASRGSVDWPDREWEGVLGERPRMVIDLPAHGDSVALGSATTSVVLDTIASSIGAEEVDLVGYSLGARLAWDLAHHPGVAVRRLVLGGLSAGEPFAFVDLPAARAALAGDRPPRDPLTGMIVQMVSMPGNRPADLLSLIEGLAAEPFVPGHSAPAVPVLLLGGADDEMAAGIDDLAAMLPDARARRVPGDHLSALHTAEFRRAVQEFLAA
- a CDS encoding methyltransferase family protein, whose translation is MTDIPTVDAARILDIATGYMASKQLFQASRIGLFAAVADGADTAGEIAERCGVSERIAALLADAMAAKGLLIRAAGRYELADDAAAYLVGEEAAIDLAPFLTFLDEISYPHWLQFAHTVDTTEPGDLQMDDARWATFMAGVMTYNRLHAQEFGRLVDLEGATRALDFGGLSAEFALSVMAKNPALRTTFLYAPGFEDGIVEAVAAAGMHDRAAVEVGDTATTAPEGEYDVVFANHVIHRFSAQENAQIFRNLRAAAVEGATLTVLDFFLDEDAEQRGLDALHAGEYLVIDGTVVYPEAEVRGWLADAGWSVRDKVALPGSPRVLVATAV
- a CDS encoding amidohydrolase, encoding MTQSLHGDEADLIIRGGRIHTLDPSDAIVGALAVRDGVIIARGDDAESLDARAVIELDGRTVIPGINDAHLHAAWLGARWPHLFFSDTPPEEQPSGRLVSSAGERRTALRRAWALLAELGITSYTEPGIGPGEDDGETGCFGSDMLDTYLELHRERTQTSRVTLLRLFGTIDGESTLADFERGIRTPPPASDARWLAVPGVKIFADGIPPLATAWVDEPYADGTTGGLLTRGEPDARTAFRRMLELASARGMQIAVHATGDRSIAEFLSVLERRHGDHPTPAGPHYVVHGDLATTAQIARMGRIGAGFAVQPLIAAHTHSWAAVQLGEARLATAWPLAEMLTSDALTTVTSDSPIASPDWRLGLDASLALLTAAGIADDAQSRNRLLRSMTVEAARQDGASAWKGSLEVGRVADLTVLDGDPLTPGRDFATIGVARTIVDGRTVFTRD
- a CDS encoding DMT family transporter; translation: MTWLLLALAIASEVTATLSLRASEGLRRRRWIPVIVVGYLAAFTLLGTILALGMPVGVAYGIWAAAGVALTAVLGRVIFKDHFSAMMAIGVALIAVGVGMIEFGGGH
- a CDS encoding DMT family transporter, whose protein sequence is MTDHPRRSAWPPLLLAIALEVTATLSLRAAEGFTHPLWLIVVVIGYSGSLWLLSVVLDRGMAVGVAYGIWSAIGVVLTAVFGTVLFGELLGPVQIIGVGVIVIGVLLVELGSHTREAKEVTP
- a CDS encoding glyceraldehyde-3-phosphate dehydrogenase, with translation MNDSAAHRDDWTESEELAERMIPLIGALRREHDVVTSLHGHRLLGLSATGLVEVHERVAQLGHERLPIEDSLAVLEAIHALAPGASSLDVARLVAGHAESGQPLETYLAEVLAPAMGAVAAEPTDVVLYGFGRIGRLLARILIAHTGGGSGLRLRAIVVRRGAENDLVKRASLLLRDSVHGRFAGSVTVDEEAEQIIANGTRIQVIYSDDPATIDYTAHGIHDAIVVDNTGRWRDEAGLSQHLRSKGVARVLLTAPGKSPLKNIVHGINDDTIADTDRILSAASCTTNAITPVLAAIDEAYGVVKGHVETVHSFTNDQNLIDNFHKGDRRGRSAVLNMVITETGAAKAVAKALPQLEGKLTGSSIRVPTPDVSLAVLHLTIARPATKDQVNDYLRRVSLHSKLRQQIDYVESPDVVSTDFVGSHRAGIVDGLATIADEDTLILYVWYDNEFGYSCQVIRVLEVMAGSHPIVLPERPEVTLQG
- a CDS encoding winged helix DNA-binding domain-containing protein, with protein sequence MKTATLLAERLRSHRLTAPARTVTDAAHHMLAVQSQDFTAGRWALAVRTGNPVRLRDVDRAFDRGDIVRGWTMRGTLHTVPARDLGWMLQVTAGRQRQQAASRHRDLGIDDDMVVAAVRALTPALRDGGCTRAEVFEILESIGIDPAGQRGIHLLFTLTIDGLICQGPVVPREGVTREQRFVLVEEHIREHAVPDDPLAELFVRYIDGHGPAAIADFAWWSGLTLGQAREAAARAAERVEDLGDGLFAPRRRPRRTTGAPPVHALGAFDEYYISYADRTTVCAQEHLAAVGPGKNGMVRPTLVEQGRVIGTWSHAGATRDAPPALFERPEDPAAVAAALARFAAFADD
- a CDS encoding helix-turn-helix transcriptional regulator, encoding MASSGIHLTTLGHRIRHHRLENGFTLDELGALVGVAGSQLSLIENGKREPKLSLLQAIAQATKTEVTDLISGEPPNRRAALEIALERAQESPVFRQLGVAPVRVTKGMSDETIESVLGLHRELERREREAIATPEEARRANTELRLRMRAQNNYLPEIEKLAEKHLKAAGHVQGALTHRTVSIMAEKLGFELIYVNDLPHSTRSVTDLENGRIYLPPASIPGGHGLRSMALQAMAHRLLGHAPPTDYADFLQQRLEINYFAACCLMPETASVAFLQQAKKDRNLAVEDFRDGFGVTHEAAGMRMTNLLTQHLGMALHFLRVDSTGAITRVYENDDLPLPMDVTGAVEGQRVCRKFQARAAFTQQNRTVEHHQYTDTPSGTFWCSTQTGSSSDGEFSVTVGVPFDDARWWRGRETGDRAVSTCPDESCCRRPSAELSDRWSGRAWPSARVHTHMFSPLPRGAFPGVDDNEVYNFLARHASE
- a CDS encoding phosphoenolpyruvate carboxykinase (GTP), with product MAIAEVFTPRTSPVAQTRTFGAAPTYDTPAMAELAAWVEEIRALTQPDAVHWVDGSPAENDWLLRGLVDEGKLIKLNPEWRPGSYLARSHPSDVARTEGRTFISSEREEDAGPTNNWAAPAEMHAKMDEIFEGSMRGRTMYVVPFSMGRVGGPLSHIGVQITDSAYAVASIGIMTRVGDAVTRQIAEGAPWVKTVHSVGAPLAPGEQDAEWPCNDDKYIVHFPETLEVYSYGSGYGGNAILAKKCFALRIASVIARDEGWLAEHMLLIRVIDPQGKAYHVAAAFPSACGKTNLAMLRPTIPGWRVETLGDDIAWIRPGEDGRMWAINPEAGFFGVAPGTGESTNVTAVETLWGNTIFTNVALRPDGDVWWEGLTDEAPAHLIDWEGNDWTPESGRPAAHPNSRFTVSAAQCPQISEDWEEAVPLDVILFGGRRASNVPLVVEATDWTHGVFLGSNISSERTAAAEGTVGELRRDPFAMLPFCGYNMADYFGHWLKVGRGLRFDRAPRIFQVNWFRRGADGRFLWPGFGDNSRVVDWIIRRIAGDVSAVDSPIGRLPRVEDLNLDGLDIPAADLDELFSVDAEAWKTEADLTEAFYDTFGDKVPAALRAELASLRYRLDKA